The Deinococcus puniceus genome segment TCGAGCGCGACTTGCTGCGCGAGGCTGGAATCAAGGCCTACACCATGAAAGACGTAGACCAGTTGGGCATCACACGGATCGTGGCAGAGACGCAGGAGCGCCTGTCGGACACGGCCCGCCTACACGTGTCCTTCGACGCCGACGCCCTTGACCCCAGCGTGGCCCCCGGCGTGGGCACCCCCGTTCCCGGCGGCCTGACCTACCGCGAGGGCCACCTGCTGATGGAACTCCTGTCGGATTCGGGCCGCGTGACCAGTATGGATATCGTGGAGGTGAACCCGGTGCTGGACGTGCGGAACCAAACTGCCGAGGTGATGGTGAGCATGGCGGCCAGTCTGTTAGGGCAACGGATTTTGTAGCACAGGGCCTTCCTAAAATTCAGACAAAAAAGCCCCGTTTTGACACGGGGTTTTCTGTTCCTAATTTTTGTGGTGGCGATGCGCGGACTTGAACCGCGGACCTAACGATTATGAGTCGTTCGCTCTAACCAGCTGAGCTACATCGCCTTAGGGTGGTGCGTCCTGCCAACTGTACACTGATGCTTATGCAGTGATAAAAGTTGCCCCGCTGTTGGGCGGGGCCGACTTTGGTGGAGCTGAGCGGGATCGAACCGCTGACCTTCTGAATGCCATTCAGACGCGCTCCCAGCTGCGCCACAGCCCCTCACCGTATTCTCTTGCTCGCCTCTTGTGCCGCTCTCAAGGCTCAGCTAGGTTAACAGCGAGATTCGAACTTGTCAACCACCAGCGTAAAACGCATTCTGCCTAAGGCGCAGGCGGCGCAGAAACCCCGTGCTGGGCAGCCAAACGCACGTAGCCCTCGATCAGGTGAATGATGACCGGATTGTGCGTGTGGACGCCGTGCGCGTCACCGACGCCGCCCTCTTCTATGAAGTGTGCCACCAACGCCGCCTCACCGTCGCGGGCGAGCAGGAAGGCCTGCTGTCCGGCGGCGGCAATGGAGGGCAAATTGGTCAGCACCGTGCGGTGAAGCTCTACGCCGCGTGGGGTCAGGCGCTCCAGCCGGTCAGCCAACGCCGCGTCTCCGGCCATGTAGACGCTGCGGCGGGCATTCAGGGTCAGGTCTTCGCACAGGCTGCGAATGGCGGCCTCGCCGTACAGGTGGTATACGGCTTCGGGGGCCGGATCGGGGGCGAGGCGCGACAGATCACGGTCTAGGGCACTGAGGCGGTCATCGAAGGATCGGCGCGAGCGGGCCAAGTACTCGCGGGCGCTGAGGGGCGCGTATTCCAGCGGATTCTGGCCTACTTTGGCCGCCAGCCCACGCCCCTCCAAGCGTTCCAGCGTCTCGTAAATCTTGGGGCGAGGAATGCCCGCTTGCCGCGCGACACGGGCAGGCACAGCCCGGCCCAGCGCCAGCAGCGCGGTATAGGCGCGGGCCTCGTATTCGGTCAGGCCCAACGCTTGGAGGTGAATCACGGCGCTCATCTGAGAGTCAGCATAAAGGATGACGGCGGCCTATCCCCCACACGAACACAGACAGGTAGGCGGGTGAGTCAGACCGGATGCTATATACACGCAGCCTGTCTGTCAGATGGAATACAACCAGTCGCAGAAACAGGACGTTTGCCTGTATCGTCAACAGTTGATTGCATCCTGCTTAGAAACCCGGCGACAGAATGCAGACGCGGCGGCATAAGCTGATTTCTACAGACCTGTTCACCCCCAAGGAGCCTGCGTGAAACTGACTGAACGCGAACGCGACAAACTGTTGATTTTTACGGCGGCTGAGGTGGCCCGCAGGCGTAGGGCACGCGGCCTGAAGCTGAACCATCCGGAGGCGGTGGCGTACATCACGGCGGAAGTGCTGGAAGGCATCCGCGACGGGCGGCGCGTGGAAGACCTGATGGGCTGGGGCGCGACGCTCCTGACCGCCGACGACGTAATGGACGGCGTGCCGGAACTGATCCACGATATTCAGGTAGAAGGCACCTTCCCCGACGGCACCAAGCTGGTCACTATTCATGACCCGATTCGCGGGGGCCACAGCGGGGTCATCGCGGGCGAATACCTGCTGCAAGACGGCGCAATAGAGTTGAATGCGGGCAAACCTGTGACCGTGCTGATGGTTGCCAACACCGCAGACCGCCCGATTCAGGTGGGCAGCCATTTTCATTTTTTTGAGGTGAACGCCGCGCTGAACTTTGACCGGGCCGCCGCCTACGGCCAACGCCTGAACATTCCCGCCGGAACCGCCGTGCGCTTCGAACCCGGCGAGGAACGGGAAGTGGAAGCCGTGCCACTCGGCGGAACCCGCAGCGTGTACGGCATGAACGCACTGGTGAGCGGCGATTTGGACTCGGAACGGGAACGGGCACTGGAGCGGGCCAGGGCGGGCGGATTCAGGGGGGCAGAGTGATAAAGGGCAACCCCCCGTTGCTTCGCAACGCCCCCCCTTAGAGGTGGGGAGCAAAACCAATCGGTCTCGTCTCACTCGCCTACACCGGGCAGAGGGGTCTGTTTGATGAGGATTTCCCGCAAGCAATATGCCGACCTGTACGGCCCCACCACCGGAGACCGGGTGCGCTTGGGCGACACACAACTGCTGATCGAAATTGAGCGCGACCTGACCACCTACGGCGAAGAAGTGAAATTTGGCGGCGGCAAAGTCATTCGGGACGGCCTCGGCCAGAGCAGCACCGCTACCCGCGCCGATCCGAACGTGCCCGATCTGGTCATCACCAACGCGATCATTCTGGATCACTGGGGCGTGATTAAGGCCGATGTAGGCGTGAAGAACGGGCGGATTACGGCGATTGGCAAGGCGGGCAATCCCGGCACGCAGGACGGCGTCAGTCCGGGCCTGACCATCGGGGCCAGCACCGAAATCATCGCGGGCGAGGGCCACATTCTTACGGCGGGCGGCGTGGATACCCACATTCATTTTATTGCGCCGCAGCAGTGCTGGACGGCATTGGAATCGGGCGTGACCACCATGATCGGCGGCGGCACTGGCCCCACAGCGGGCACAAGCGCCACCACCTGCACCCCCGGCGAGTGGCACATTCACCGCATGTTGGAAAGCTTGGCGGGCCTGCCGCTGAACTTTGGACTGCTGGGCAAGGGCAACGCCAGCACCAAAGCGCCGCTGGCCGAGCAGATTCGGGCCGGGGCGCTGGGCCTCAAGCTGCACGAGGACTGGGGCACTACGCCCGCCGCAATAGATGCCGCCCTCAGCGTGGCCGAGGATTTTGACGTGCAGGTGGCGATTCACACCGACACTCTGAACGAATCGGGCTTCGTGGAAGACAGCATCCGGGCCTTCGCGGGCCGCACCATTCACACCTTTCATACCGAGGGCGCAGGCGGCGGCCACGCGCCCGACATTATCCGGGTGGCGGGGCTGCCCAACGTGTTGCCGTCTAGCACGAACCCCACCATGCCGTTTACCGTCAATACCATCCACGAACATCTGGATATGCTGATGGTCTGCCACCACCTCAGCCCGCGCATTCCCGAAGATGTAAGTTTTGCCGAAAGCCGGATTCGGCCCGAAACCATTGCTGCCGAAGACGTGCTGCACGATCTGGGCGTGTTTTCCATGATGAGCAGCGATTCTCAGGCGATGGGGCGGGTGGGCGAGGTGATTACCCGGACGTGGCAGACGGCGCACAAGATGAAGCTTCAGCGCGGCGCACTCCACACGGACACCCGCGCCGACAACTTCCGCGCCCGGCGCTATATCGCCAAATACACCATCAATCCGGCCATCGCACACGGCATCGCGCACGAAGTCGGCAGCATCGAAGTGGGCAAACTGGCCGATCTGGTGCTGTGGAAGCCTGCCTTTTTCGGCGCAAAAACGGCCATGATCATCAAGGGCGGTTTGGTGGTAGCCGCGCAGATGGGCGATGCCAACGCCAGTATTCCCACGCCGCAGCCCGTGTACCCGCGCCCCATGTTTGCCGCACACGGCGGCGGAATGGACGCCACCTGCCTGCATTTCGTGTCGGGCATCAGTCTGGAACTGGGCCACTTGCCGGACGTGGGCCGCCGCTACAGCGCCGTAGCGAATACGCGCAGCATCGGCAAGGCCGATATGATTCTGAACGCCGGGACGCCGCAGATCGACGTGAATCCCGAAACCTATGAAGTGCGGGTAGACGGCGAACTGGCAACGTGTGAACCGCTGGACGAACTGCCGTTGGCGCAGAAGTATTTTTTATTCTGATGTGGCACGATGCCTTCCCCGCCTGCTCTGTCAACGGCTCGATTGAGCCGCCTGTTCCCTTCGGGCATCTGGGACTTAGAGGAGCCGTTCCGCAGAAGTGCGGCACCTGCGACTTCCTGTTTGAAGGCTCATGCACAAGAGCTGCCGAAAGAATTGGCCGGTACCTGAACTTAGATCATGGGTTCTGTGGCATCGCTGGGCCAACCCACCCAGTCTTCTTTGACCACAAATACTTCACTTCAAAGGTGACGGTTCCTAAGAAATGTTCTACCTGTCGCTATCTGCAAATAGACATGGTTCGGGGGCTTAAATGCGGCAAAGACACTCATATCTGGGGTGACTTCCCACGCTCGCTAGATTGGGGAACGTGGCATCCCGATTACATTTTTGTTGACCTCCCCTTCCCAAAAATCACCACACGTTTGATGGGACAAACTGTTCAGGAAAGTGACTTGATCGCCTTCATCAAGGAGTATCGCCGCGTAAATGCAGGGAGTTCTATGGCTGAAGCCAAGGAAGATTTCCACTGGCTCCAAGAGCAGCAGGAGGCCATGCGCTCCCTCCCGAAAGAATGA includes the following:
- the ureC gene encoding urease subunit alpha — protein: MRISRKQYADLYGPTTGDRVRLGDTQLLIEIERDLTTYGEEVKFGGGKVIRDGLGQSSTATRADPNVPDLVITNAIILDHWGVIKADVGVKNGRITAIGKAGNPGTQDGVSPGLTIGASTEIIAGEGHILTAGGVDTHIHFIAPQQCWTALESGVTTMIGGGTGPTAGTSATTCTPGEWHIHRMLESLAGLPLNFGLLGKGNASTKAPLAEQIRAGALGLKLHEDWGTTPAAIDAALSVAEDFDVQVAIHTDTLNESGFVEDSIRAFAGRTIHTFHTEGAGGGHAPDIIRVAGLPNVLPSSTNPTMPFTVNTIHEHLDMLMVCHHLSPRIPEDVSFAESRIRPETIAAEDVLHDLGVFSMMSSDSQAMGRVGEVITRTWQTAHKMKLQRGALHTDTRADNFRARRYIAKYTINPAIAHGIAHEVGSIEVGKLADLVLWKPAFFGAKTAMIIKGGLVVAAQMGDANASIPTPQPVYPRPMFAAHGGGMDATCLHFVSGISLELGHLPDVGRRYSAVANTRSIGKADMILNAGTPQIDVNPETYEVRVDGELATCEPLDELPLAQKYFLF
- a CDS encoding TrmB family transcriptional regulator; amino-acid sequence: MSAVIHLQALGLTEYEARAYTALLALGRAVPARVARQAGIPRPKIYETLERLEGRGLAAKVGQNPLEYAPLSAREYLARSRRSFDDRLSALDRDLSRLAPDPAPEAVYHLYGEAAIRSLCEDLTLNARRSVYMAGDAALADRLERLTPRGVELHRTVLTNLPSIAAAGQQAFLLARDGEAALVAHFIEEGGVGDAHGVHTHNPVIIHLIEGYVRLAAQHGVSAPPAP
- a CDS encoding urease subunit gamma, whose product is MKLTERERDKLLIFTAAEVARRRRARGLKLNHPEAVAYITAEVLEGIRDGRRVEDLMGWGATLLTADDVMDGVPELIHDIQVEGTFPDGTKLVTIHDPIRGGHSGVIAGEYLLQDGAIELNAGKPVTVLMVANTADRPIQVGSHFHFFEVNAALNFDRAAAYGQRLNIPAGTAVRFEPGEEREVEAVPLGGTRSVYGMNALVSGDLDSERERALERARAGGFRGAE